AAGCCGAAAAGAACGCTCTGCAACAGAGCGAAATTCAGTTTTATGATATGCGGGCTATCGACGAACAAGGCATCAAGCGCCCACTTCAATCTTTTTTGGATCAGGTTAAGGCCAACAATGGCTTGCTACATGTTTCATTAGATGTGGATTTCCTAGATCCCTCAGTTGCGCCAGCGGTTGGCACATCGGTGCCTGGCGGCGCAACTGTCCGAGAAGCCCACCTGGTGATGGAAATTCTCTACGATAGCGGCTTGATGACTTCGCTTGATCTGGTTGAATTGAACCCGTTTTTGGATGAACGCGGACGCACGGCACAAGTGATGGTGGACCTTGCAGCATCGGCACTTGGCCGGCGGGTATTTGACCGCCCTACCCATGGTTATTTCTGAGGATAGGAATATGACACCTTGCCCATCTCAAAAAGCGCTTGTTCCATTTGTATCAGTTGATCAAATGATGCAATTGATCAATCATACTGGTTTGACACAAATGATGATTGGCCTCAGCGAATACATTGAAACCGATTTTAAAAGATGGGAGCTTTTTGACAAAACCCCGCGCGTTGCCAGTCATTCTATGGAGGGCGTGATCGAGCTTATGCCAACGTCAGACGGCGAGATGTATGGGTTCAAATACGTCAATGGTCACCCCAAAAACACCAAAGATGGTTTGCAAACCGTCACCGCCTTTGGCCTACTTGCCGATGTCACCACGGGCTATCCCGTGTTGCTGTCAGAAATGACACTTCTAACAGCGCTGCGCACAGCGGCCACATCGGCCATGGCAGCCAAATTCCTTGCGCCCAAAGGCGCAAAAACCATGGCGATGATTGGCAATGGGGCGCAAAGCGAATTTCAAAGCCTCGCAATGCAAGCACTCTGCGGCATCACTCATGTCCGGCTTTATGACATTGATCCCTTGGCGACCCAAAAAGCGGCGGTGCATCTGGCCGCAGCCGGTTTAAAAGTCACCGCATGTAAAACCGCGCAAGAGGCTATTGAGGGCGCTCAAATAATCACCACTTGCACCGCTGACAAACAATACGCCACTATTTTAACCGACAACATGGTCGGCTCAGGAGTGCATATAAATGCCATCGGCGGGGATTGCCCGGGTAAAACCGAACTGCACCGCGATATTCT
The nucleotide sequence above comes from Rhodobacteraceae bacterium Araon29. Encoded proteins:
- a CDS encoding ornithine cyclodeaminase, translated to MTPCPSQKALVPFVSVDQMMQLINHTGLTQMMIGLSEYIETDFKRWELFDKTPRVASHSMEGVIELMPTSDGEMYGFKYVNGHPKNTKDGLQTVTAFGLLADVTTGYPVLLSEMTLLTALRTAATSAMAAKFLAPKGAKTMAMIGNGAQSEFQSLAMQALCGITHVRLYDIDPLATQKAAVHLAAAGLKVTACKTAQEAIEGAQIITTCTADKQYATILTDNMVGSGVHINAIGGDCPGKTELHRDILLRSDIFVEFPPQTRIEGELQQLPDDYPVEQLWKVITGQTIGRRSDNQITLFDSVGFAIEDFSSLRYIRDLIKGTDFFSPLDMLADPDDPRDLYGMLQRAQ